A segment of the Candidatus Methylacidithermus pantelleriae genome:
CCATCCGGCCACTGGAAACCCTTGAGGCTCGAGCGCGACTTTTTTCCATGGCCGCGCTTGCCGAACCAAAAAAGGACCCCACGCCACAAAAACCTTTTTCCCCACGGATCCTCAAGAGTCTTTCCCACTCCTTCGCCTACAAGAGTTCTCCTGCAAGTTCATCCGCAAAAAGTTTTCCTCTCACGGTTAGCCGGTACCGTCCCTCTCTGTGGAGCACCAAGCCATCCGCCTCCCAGAGAGCGAGCTTTTGGGCTTCCTCTGGGGTGACTAGCTCCTCTGGAATCCCCTCTGCAGTCCGAAGGCCAAAAACAACTCTTTCCTTGCGCCGCGTTTCTCTTCCGATCCCTTCTTCAAAGCCGACCCACGTTGCTCCCGCCTCTAGCCGGCGGATATATTCTTGCGTGTCAGCCACATTCTGCCACCGCCGGTCCCCCACGGTGGACCAGGCGCTCGGACCCAGTCCCAAATAATCTCTTCCTTGCCAGTAGGCCTGGTTGTGACGGCACGGCCAACCTGGCCTTGCATAATTGGAAATTTCATAGCCGACCCACCCCCGCGCCTCCAACAGTTCTTGGGCCAGTAGCCACAGCCGCGCCTCCCTTTCCGGATCCCTCTGAAACCGGCCCTCTCGGTACTCCCGCTCCAAGGGAGTGCCCTCCTCCACGGTCAGACAGTACACACTCAAGTGCTCCGGCTCCAGCGCCATCGCCTGCTCCAATGTCTTGCGCCAACGCTTTTCCGTTTGTCCCGGCAAGCCAAACAGAAGATCGAGATTGAGATTGGAAAACCCCTCCGCGCGTGCCCACCGCACGGCTTCTAGCATCCTTTCTGGATCCGGCGGTCTCCCCAGCCAGGCTAACTCACCGGGATCGAAGCTTTGGACCCCAAGACTCAACCGGTTGATTCCCATCTGCCGCCAAGCCCTCAGCCGTTCCTGGGTCACCGTTGCCGGATGAGCTTCTAGGGTTACCTCTTCCACCTCCGCTGCGCCGAGTGCGTGCGTAAGACGCGATAGAAAAACTAGGGGCATAAGGGAGGGAGTGCCTCCCCCCAGATAGATCGTCTCCAGTTCCACCCGGTAGACTTCTTTCTGCCGTTCCCACTCCCGGACAACTGCTTCCACATATCTCTGGCCCAGGCCAGGAACCGGCCGGTGTACGTAAAACCCGCAGAACGGGCAGACCCGCGAGCAAAACGGAACGTGGACGTAGAGATGCCGGATAGCGTCCCCAGATTGCACCGACCGGTGCACGGCACGTAACGGTCCAACCCCCTCCCTTGGCGCCTCTTCCCCTCTTTCCCCAATGACTAGCTTTCCCACAAGACCGTCCCCTTGGATCCCCGAAACACATACCCCGCGTTCCGAGATCCCGCTGGAAACTCTCCGTTTCCCTTCGGGAGCAGGCTCCCGAGGTTTTTCTTCACCCGCGCGCCTTCGGCAAAGCCTTCTCCGGTTCGATCCGCATCCGAAGGATCTCTCCGGTGTCCACCGCTACCTCCGCATAACCAATATCCTTTTCGTATCCTTCCCGATCAGCAAAAAACTGCAAGTGCCAGAAGGGAGGACCACCCTGGTTGAGATCTTTCCGGAGCCAGAAGGTGACCGTGCTTAATCGAACCCCCTTCCAAGCCACTCGATTTTGCACAATTTCCAAAGCCCGGTCCGAATCGATCCGTAATCGCCAGGGTTCAACCACCTCCCCCTCCTTATACGGAACCAGCCGCAGGTGCTCCCAATCCGGACCGCCTGTTTCCACAGCTCCCAAGCGATCATCTACAACGACAACTTTTCTTGATCGATACGCTGCCCCTGGGTCATAGTAGAGAAACTGCCAGCACGTTGGAGTGAGTGCTGTCGGGCTTCGAGGACCCCAGATTTCGAGTATTCTTTCCCGCAACTCCGCACCGACGGCTCGATCGGCAATCCTCTTGGCTTCAAACGCCGTCAACACCTTCCCACCCGAACCGGCTCCGCCGCCCCGGTAGCTCCGGACAGGGGCCGCCTCCGCCCATCCTCCTGGGCCAAGCACCCACACCCAGATCCCGAGGAAGGCGACCGCTTTCCAAAGGTTCACCCGCCGCTTCATACGCCCTCCCGCCTTTTTCTCTTTCCTTTCCCTTCCATTGTAATCAAGCGATTCCTCCAAAGTCAGCCCATTTACTTCGCCTTTTTTCCTCCGCGGAACTCACTGCGGGCAGCACGGAAGCAAACCTGCGCAGGAGGCTCTCCTAAGACCCCACACAACCCTTCCTCTGTTAGGGAGGATGGTCTCGGACGCCGGCCAAGAACAGGGCTAGCGACGACTTGCGGGTCGGGGTTTCCGGGGCAAAGGCCGAAGTAGCGCCCAGTCGCGCGTTTTCGCGACCAAAGGCCGCGGGAGGCCGTCAAGTTCCTCCCGATCGGACATACGCTCCGGGCGACACGCGGGGTTGACCGCAGCGATCAGAGACGGGTAGGCCGGGTCTGACTTCCCTCACCTCGACTCCGGCGCGAAAAAAAAGCCGACGTAAGCACTCACGATCACCTTGGCGCGAAACGAAGGAAAAGACCGAGCAGCTCCGACGGGACCCACTGACTCAAGCTCAAGCTTCCTCTTGCCAAGATCTCACCGTTCGATCCCACGCCCCCTTGTGGCCCGATTTCGCGCAAGCCCCGGGCGATCTCTTAGCACACATTAGTAAATCAATAGAAATCGCTTTGGCCTCCTCGCTTGTGCCAAGAGAGATTCCATCGGATCCTGCGGATTCTCACAAGATTCCCAAACCGATCTCTCTTGCGCCAAGGTGCCATGATCCTCGTTGATCTCGATGCCGACCACTCCGGCAAGGCCGCCTCTTCAGGGAGCGAAAGAGGTCCGCGCTTGGACCCGCTCGGTAAACACCCGCCACCCCTTTTTCCTTCCCAAACGCAAGATCCCTCCCGCAGACAAACGAGTTGCCTCTCTTGGGTTGGCACCCCGCACCCTCGGGCTTGCGAAGAAAGCCCAAAGGATCACCTCCTGGCCGTAGGCGCAAGTACACGCCCTTACAAAAGAGCCGGGCATACCCCGGCTTGAACAGGACTGGCCGGCGCCGGTCTTTCCCTTCAACCCCAGGAAAAACAGGGCGCTTGACCGCTTCCCCCTACCAATCCCTCTTCCCCTCCGCATGGTTCGAGTATCCGCCTTCCAAGGATAATGCAGCGCAAACCCAAAGAGACACGCAGCCGCTAAAGACTCCTCTTCGGCCAGAAGCGCACTGAGGTTCGCTCACAAAATGGCCAGCCGCCGCTTTTTTCCGTGCAAAACGTTTGATCCCGGCTTTTTCTTTTCAAGCCCTTGGACCACCTTTCCGCACTCTCCAGATCCCGCTCCCTAGCTTCCCCCATAAGCTCGGGCCGCCTTTAGCCGCTCAAAGCCGTCTTTCCTTTAAGCTCGGACGCGAAAGGCTAGGGAACTCCTGGGCGGTCAAGCCAAAATCAAGAAGGAAGGATCAATTGCCCTACTTGAGCGAAACAGAAGCCCCCATCTAGCAAAAAAACTCGACTCCCACCCGCCCACAGAGCGCACGTGGTAAGACGCGAAAGCTCTTCCGATGTCAGGGTCAAAAACGCCGCTCTCATGTCACCATTGGGACCTTATTCATCAATGGCTCCCAGCGCCCTCGGAGCGCGGTTGTGCGCCGATTTTTTTGTGAAGCCTGGCACACAAACCAAACCATAACCACCTGCCGATCGCGCACGATATCGCCCCTCTTCTCAATTGGGATCCACCACCAGGATCGCTCGACTCTCCATAGCCCATGCCACTTCCCGCTACTCGAAACCAAAACGCATCAGCCGGTCACAGTGCTCGACCCGGATGACGGCAACCTTGGGACCAGAGACCTGTGCAAGGAGCCCTGTGCGA
Coding sequences within it:
- the hemW gene encoding radical SAM family heme chaperone HemW: MGKLVIGERGEEAPREGVGPLRAVHRSVQSGDAIRHLYVHVPFCSRVCPFCGFYVHRPVPGLGQRYVEAVVREWERQKEVYRVELETIYLGGGTPSLMPLVFLSRLTHALGAAEVEEVTLEAHPATVTQERLRAWRQMGINRLSLGVQSFDPGELAWLGRPPDPERMLEAVRWARAEGFSNLNLDLLFGLPGQTEKRWRKTLEQAMALEPEHLSVYCLTVEEGTPLEREYREGRFQRDPEREARLWLLAQELLEARGWVGYEISNYARPGWPCRHNQAYWQGRDYLGLGPSAWSTVGDRRWQNVADTQEYIRRLEAGATWVGFEEGIGRETRRKERVVFGLRTAEGIPEELVTPEEAQKLALWEADGLVLHREGRYRLTVRGKLFADELAGELL